In Styela clava chromosome 6, kaStyClav1.hap1.2, whole genome shotgun sequence, the genomic window TTCTTCTGGACACCAATAAAGACATCGATCGTCCATTAAGAGTAAATCAACGTCGTGAAAAACATAGCAGTCATACTTTCTTTCTGGAATTGGAAAGCAGCTTATCAAACATATTATATTACGCCcatcatttgtttttatattaatatttaatcatGAGCTAGATCACAACTTattcaaaagtaaaatatactcaaaatttcaagttttcatAAGCATTAAAGTCCAGGAGTTCAATATTCAAGTATTGTCTAGATTTTTTCACATAAAATTTCGTTGAGAATGCAACAGGAACTTATAAACAAGTTTTTTCTAAGCAAATGTTTCAGACCTCAATTTTGAAGTGTAGATAGTATAAAAGtagatatttatataataataatatcgttagaaagattgaaaaaatagataataataaatattatcatttgCCAAGCATCGTATATCAATCTCACCTTTACTCGCTTCTGAAAATCCAATATTTATGAGTTTGGCACGATTGAATAAGTTTTCTCCACTTTGCCATATTGTGTAAACTGTGTAGTCCAATTGTTGGCGTTGCCATATAGGATGCATATGATTCAGCAAAGTTCTGAGTTGCGTTTCCCTTCCCCGCAAAGGTATTATAATTGCCACCTTATATTGTGCACGACAGTCTGGTGGAGTGTATCGTCCCCCTGCTTCGAGtcgtaaattatttttatatattccgTCCGAATTTGGTGGATTTATATCCCATGCATTATCATACTTCATTCGTCCTACCAAGCCAAGTGGAGTTTTAGGACATGACAAAACAGTCGAATTTGTTGTCACCCCCAAATCTATACTTTTCGAGAAAATGGTTTTTTCTGCACTCGAAATGGGAGTAACTTCACGAGTCAAATAGTTTGAACTATagtttgttaaaaaaatattctttaccATTCCATTTGTTTTGTATCCGTTAATATATGCAGTAACTGCTTCAGAGTTTGTATAAAAAACTCCGAAAAACATCAATAGCAGTGTTGCCAAGATACATGCCCCCAATAATAATGTCTTTTTTGACAATGAAGACCTTTCATTATTTGTTTCTATTGGATGcattctgaataaaaataattttgtaataataagATTAAATTAAGTGCAACAAATACACTTGGATTTCACTCATGTcgattttttatttcttcattgtaTGCACAGATAATTACTTGCATGAGTCGTAACTCATGGAAGAGGAAAGTGAGTATTCAGTCAGGTATCACAGCGCAAATAGCGAACAAGTATCAGTAAGTATGACACGTTTTTCTTACATGACTAATAATAGCATTTCATTCAACTTGGAGTCACAAATAATTTCGAGTAGAACTCAGCATTTTAAATTTACTTAAATATCAAGTATTAAAATCTAGAATCATTAGCGATGTTGCCTCCCGTTCATTGTGATATGTTGCCTTACAATCGCAATGCTTGCTAAAACAGCACGGAGAATTATTATGTAGTCTCGCTAAATCCTGTACTTTTACCAAAACATTTCATGTAGCATACTATACAATTCTGATTATATTTCCTCATTTGTCCATTCGATACTGTCTGAtgagaaaaaacaacaaaagaacCAGAAACGTCTCGTATAGTTCTGCCTTCACTACCTCACGAATATTTCTGTATCTTATCATTTACGATGCACCATTTCTCCGATATTCAACTCTCAGTGTTTCTCAACGAACTGCTCGTTCTATTCTGCCTTGCGCTGATTGATTGCCCGAGGCAACATCTTGCTAATCATTACTCGGGACTTCAACAAATGCATTTTCCGTCGATTGATGCCACAACCAGCTAAAACACTATTTATCATCACCAACCAGATGACACACGCAGTCGTAAAGCATCCCTCACATTTTTATGACTAATAGCCAATATTATTCCGCctgaacatatttttatttatatgttttatACGGTTGGTTCGTTAGATGTGGCACTTACATTCGAAACTAACTGAGTTACAGAGCAATACCACATAACTAATCTTCAATCTATTCTATCATGAAACATATCTATCTAAATCGATACAGATATAGTCAATCTAACTCGTTGTGTCCGTTTCTCGTATTATTGCATATGAATGTCTTTTAATTAAAGACTTTTTCCCAGATGTATCGTATCTTGGACAAACACGATACCATATTTTCCCTTATTTGAACACGAAACAAGCGCTTCGTCAAGACTGGTTGAAGATAAATTAATTTCAGGCATGTTGTTGAGGATCGACCACTCGAAACGACCGGCCCATTGCGATCGACTTTTGGCTGTCCCTGATTTAGAGAAAACAAAACCTACAAGTATTGTAAGAGATTTATATCTGTACCTAAATTAGAACCAAGCTGTGGCGCTCGAGGGGGGGGAGTGGGGTTGGTAActtgatatacatatacagccaatgtcCTATGCATATACAACCAATTGATATATAAATACCGCTATTTTGGTGATGTACATACATATCCAATATCagatgcatatacagccaaattAATATACATATACGGCCAATCGAATAATGTTCATACACAGCCAATGTAATATGCTCATATGGTCTACGCAATATACTTATACAGCCACTCGAGCAATGTACACAATCAGCCAATGTCATATGTATGTATAGTCAACCTTATGTACTTATGGAGCTAATCAAGCGATGACATACAATGTCATATGCataatatacaacaaatttaatattattaaattaatatatacatGGAGCCATTCATGCAATGTACATATACAGTACAACGAATGTCATATGTACTTATAATCAACTCGATATAAATAGACAGCTATTCAAGTGATGTACACACACCTCCACTTTATTTCATATCCATGCACTCTTTGTATATTATGTACCGATGCGGTTGCATCTACAATTCGCAGCTTGAAAGTCATATTGATATAATAAGTGCGTTAAAAAGGACTCTCAAAAACTTCAAAACGGCTTTTGATGGAAGTTTCTTACAATAAGTGTATATGTATAGTATATGTATGTATAAGTATAAGCCTGCAGATAAACATTACCTTAACACAGAGTTTAATAGCTCCTTACTTTAACACAGACAAAACATAAGTGACCAGTAAACAGCACCAGATAATTATATGTgtagacaaagtaatcattgatgTGAACAAACTGATCTAAAGTAATTAACACAATATTACtacagtatatataataaattattgtaATATCAGCATCATAGAGACACTGAAATCCAAGTTTGGTAAGCTACTCTGTGCGTGAGGGCTTAGCAAAACTTCCTTATTACTAAATTGTATTTgagaccagtggtgggattcagccggttcgcaccggttctataaaaCCGTCTCAAGGAATTTTAGGGTTTATTTgctaataaaaaatgattttttgtaacagaaccggttgaaaaatatgacttttgtgatggaaccggctgacaaaaaaattgaatctcaCCACTATTCGAGACCCACGTGGGGCcaaatatttcatctaaatGCTAATATCGTATTTAATTCATAAGTACACTTTTATATCATGCAAGAGAATGGGTCATTCTATCATGCATGTCCGTCGATCTTTTATTAACAAACTCAGTGGTCAGCAAAGGCCTATTACGCCATCTTtgtgtcaatatattttagcattgctTCCCCCATAGTCATGATATACTGGTCGAGCCAATTTAAATTATGTCTCATTTAGTTCAAGTTATTCAATGCCAAATTAGTATCTAGTTTGAACTCACTCTAGCTATTGCTTACCTTAAAATAAggcataaatattttaaatataataaccACCGTTCATtctcaatttttgatttttttttgtttgacaaCTCGAGGGTGACCGGAGTCTCACAGTAACcgaaaatatccaaattaagGGTCCTCGAAAAGTATATATGCAAATATAAAAAgacaaactaaaataaaaacacacGGATAATAATATCCGTGACACTTCTATAAAGACTCTTTAGATACGCATGTCACCAGAATAGTGGTTTGTTGCCAATGTGGAAAATTTTGATcctgaaaatacaaaatatccATCTAGTAATTCTACAAAGACTCTTTAGATACCCATGTCTTCAAAATAGTTGTATGTTGCCAATGTGGaggatatttttgaaaaaagatctaaaatatttcagttgaacattaatttcaaaattattaaatctCCAAATTTGAAGTCCCACAGTTCGTTAGATGGTGATGCTGACTCGTTGCCAGTTTGAAACCGCATATTTCGTTGAATTTAATAGAGTGCCCCCATTGTGTCCCAAGGTGTGTTCGAATCCACCCCACCATCGCAGTGGGGCTCGAAGAGAGATTTTCATTCAGCATATTTCTCATGTTATCCACGATCGGCTGTTGTGGgcattatgacatcatagattggcgcctattggatatttatcaAGAACTACGGGCGCCAgcagttttatgttttatattttttgccaagcgttaatttgattattttgtggtTAATTTATTGCCAATAACCAAAGAATAGTTCTCTGAAAAGAGATTTGGAGCCAGCACATATCTCGTGTTATCAACGATAAGATCTTGTGGGGTATTATGTCATCCTAGATTGGCgcctattgaatatttattaagaaCTACGTGCCCcggcagttttattttttatacatttcatCAAGCGCTAATTTGCCCAAATCTTTGTTGCAATAAATATTCGACGTCTAGTCACTGGAACGCTCTGTACACTCACAAAGCTTTGTTCGTAAGTACTAATACATCGTCtctctaattttattttgttgggTGGATTTCAATACTAAACTTCTAGCATATCGTCAATATAAATAGTATCAAGTAAACGATATTGTCACGATTGAAGCTATCTCGGCTATTTCCATAAAATAGGCATCATTGGTTCGTGTCACTTAATCGGGAAATACCCAGGTGCACCCGAGAGATCTCTAATACAGCCGCGAGCGGGCGATGTTGGTTGGCAAATGGCAATCTCACTAATATCATACTTATCGATAAT contains:
- the LOC120331073 gene encoding beta-1,4-galactosyltransferase 2-like — its product is MHPIETNNERSSLSKKTLLLGACILATLLLMFFGVFYTNSEAVTAYINGYKTNGMVKNIFLTNYSSNYLTREVTPISSAEKTIFSKSIDLGVTTNSTVLSCPKTPLGLVGRMKYDNAWDINPPNSDGIYKNNLRLEAGGRYTPPDCRAQYKVAIIIPLRGRETQLRTLLNHMHPIWQRQQLDYTVYTIWQSGENLFNRAKLINIGFSEASKERKYDCYVFHDVDLLLMDDRCLYWCPEEDNPRSISVYIDKFKFRPISYASVCAPEVFKKKGERIHLFGGVSMLTPKQLNDINGCSNAYWGWGGEDDDLYIRLWSKGYKIQRESYNKSCVFHMIKHTREKSNASHLGRFSLINKSLLRMGEDGLNSLKYGVLSIKREPLYTNITVDIGAPSKVLQQFMSQNISNLWSEKCNRTIPYILED